In Trichoderma asperellum chromosome 1, complete sequence, a single window of DNA contains:
- a CDS encoding uncharacterized protein (EggNog:ENOG41~TransMembrane:12 (i32-56o68-90i102-121o127-151i163-184o204-226i338-355o389-409i421-439o451-474i486-510o516-535i)), with the protein MRRSTSVSRPRRRSSAARRKEQLPPFPVQQMFVLACCRLCEPIAFMSIFPYIYYMIEDFKITEDPNKIAVYAGMVTSAFTLAEFATGVMWGKLSDKIGRKPVLLSGLIGTAISVLIFGFAPSLPVALFARAMGGLLNGNIGVLQTTVAELVTVKEHQPRAYTIMPMVWCIGSIIGPMIGGALARPCISYPDYFPRGSIWDHYPYLLPNLFSAATVLFGVVVGILFLDETHLAKKGEKDRGRELGDRIASLFGMFTYGRADKHEKQSLLGNSKIAGYDTISGSDATKISRGRERLPDYRSRETSPRVPSQENVERQALSTTESPEMQPDQPTNVFTKPVVMNIISYGILAFHTITYDQLFPVFLSTAPPKEPILELPFKFVNGFGLDTKAIGVIISVQGFYSLLSNYLIVTPITRRLGPLRLFRLIAFSYFALYLVTPYVVLLPESLRMPAIYFLVIWKCTFSTMAYPSNAILLANSAPSKQVLGTINGVAASTASLCRALGPTLSGFLYAMGLQSGYSGLAWWFSGLVTIAGAYLSSQITESPQAPLMHDYDDDASV; encoded by the exons CGGAGGTCAACTTCCGTGTCTCGCCCTCGGCGTCGTAGCTCTGCCGCTCGGCGCAAGGAGCAGTTGCCGCCTTTTCCTGTCCAGCAGATGTTTGTGCTTG CTTGCTGCAGATTATGTGAACCAATTGCGTTCATGTCCATCTTCCCTTACATTTACTACATGATTGAAGACTTTAAAATCACCGAAGATCCGAACAAAATCGCTGTCTACGCTGGCATGGTAACTTCCGCATTCACTCTGGCCGAATTCGCAACTGGTGTCATGTGGGGAAAGTTGAGCGACAAGATTGGACGAAAGCCTGTTCTTCTCAGTGGCCTTATTGGTACTGCTATTAGTGTACTCATCTTTGGATTCGCTCCCAGCCTGCCCGTCGCTCTCTTTGCGAGAGCAATGGGTGGCCTTCTCAACGG AAATATCGGCGTGTTGCAGACCACTGTGGCTGAGCTCGTGACTGTTAAAGAGCATCAAC CTCGCGCTTATACTATCATGCCTATGGTTTGGTGTATTGG CTCTATCATAGGCCCCATGATTGGTGGTGCTCTGGCTCGACCCTGCATCAGCTATCCCGACTACTTTCCCCGCGGCTCAATCTGGGACCACTATCCATACCTCTTGCCTAACCTCTTCAGCGCGGCGACTGTTCTTTTTGGTGTTGTTGTGGGCATTCTATTTTTGGACGAGACTCATCTTGCCAAGAAGGGCGAGAAGGATCGCGGTCGTGAACTCGGTGATCGGATTGCTTCACTGTTTGGTATGTTCACTTACGGCCGAGCCGATAAGCATGAAAAGCAAAGCCTTCTAGGCAACAGCAAGATTGCTGGATACGATACCATTTCTGGCTCTGATGCGACCAAGATTTCTCGTGGCAGAGAACGACTACCAGATTACCGGAGCCGAGAGACGTCGCCCCGGGTTCCTTCTCAGGAGAATGTAGAGCGTCAGGCTCTCTCCACCACCGAATCACCCGAGATGCAGCCTGATCAGCCCACTAATGTTTTCACTAAGCCGGTCGTGATGAACATCATTTCATACGGCATTCTTGCATT CCACACCATCACTTACGATCAGCTCTTCCCGGTTTTTCTGAGCACGGCTCCTCCTAAGGAGCCAATCCTCGAGCTCCCATTCAAGTTTGTAAACGGCTTCGGTCTTGACACCAAGGCCATTGGCGTTATCATCTCCGTCCAGGGCTTTTATTCACTTCTGTCTAATTATCTGATTGTGACGCCCATCACCCGTCGACTCGGACCTCTTCGCCTCTTCCGCCTCATTGCTTTCTCCTACTTTGCGCTCTACCTCGTCACTCCTTATGTGGTACTCCTCCCGGAGAGCCTGAGAATGCCCGCCATTTATTTCTTGGTCATCTGGAAATGCACATTTTCAACAATGGCGTACCCCAGCAACGCAATTCTCCTGGCCAACTCAGCCCCATCCAAGCAAGTTCTCGGCACGATCAATGGCGTCGCAGCGTCCACAGCAAGCTTGTGCAGAGCTCTTGGCCCTACTCTTTCCGGCTTTCTTTACGCCATGGGCCTGCAATCTGGTTATTCTGGCCTCGCTTGGTGGTTCAGCGGCCTGGTCACCATTGCTGGCGCCTATCTCAGCTCTCAAATCACCGAGAGCCCCCAAGCCCCTCTTATGCACGATTACGACGATGATGCAAGCGTTTAG